The genomic DNA GAGTGGAAAGTGTCCGTATATCAGCAAGTGCAAGTACCAGCACCCGCCAAAGGAAGACGAAAACAAGCTTGTGGGATTGTACGAGCGCATGGTAGAACAAGAGCTTGTCAAGGCGGATCAACTGGCGCTTGATGCAATCAAGTACCTGGGACAGCACGGCTTCTTAGGGTGATGGGGATGAATAGATAAATAGGATAATCTTAATTGGCATGCGTAGCATGCTCACTCCCCGATGACATATGTACATCCTTCACTGCCTACCCAGACCTCGTGCACCTTTTGCGCGTCGACATCCCATCTGTCGCCAGGGCCTATAGTCTCTTTCTTCGCGTCGGGGTCATCGGGATATGTATATGTTATTGATCCGTTGAGGACGAGATGCGTGGTCTTGCCACTATGCTTGTGTGGCGAGTAGTGCGCATTGCTGTGGCTGAAATCAGCTGCAGTTACGACAAGTGGGCGTAGGCAGACTCAGACTCACGGGCTGTCTGTCCAGGTAAAGACGTGGCCGAATCCCCATGATCGGACCTCGTTCTCTGCGTCTTTTCTTGATTTCACCATATTGCTCCAACCATCTTTGAAGTAAAGTGACTAGATCTAGATGAATGATGTGGTATGTAGGATTTCGTGATACTGGGCCCTGCCCAGGTGCCCTGTGACGTCGTCACTTGGCGGGAACGGCACATGTCAGGGACCAACGCAAACAGGGCAGCACCCCATCATTCACATTTGTGTTAGTTATCCTATGCAGCAAACGTCCAATGCCGCGTGTTTTTGTCATAGCCATGGTCTGCGCCCCACCAATTGGATGATCAAACACCGATGCGGCAGCCAAGGGAGGCACGAGCTGACCATGAGGCCATCGCGCCCGCTTCAACCGTCCTGCGTTGCGAGCCGCACCTCCTCACTTGCTAGGTCCCGCTGCCAACCCATAGTACTAAAGTCAACATCAACGTATTGGCCTGCACACAGCACTTCCCTACCGCTCCATCCAAGGTACGCCTCGCATACGTGTAGGGTCCAATCGCAATTAGCAACAAGGCTTACACCTACTAGCACAGCTGAGCTGTCCGGACTCCGCCCTTATTCAGGCATACATATACGCTTGTACACTCACACCTCGCTGCTGTTCCCATTGTGACACACACTCAACGCTCTTCGTTCGCCCTTACAACTACTCTTCACCTTTGGCACTCCTGTACCCATAACACGCCTACATCATGCCGGATCTTACCCAAGACAAGAAGCTCGGCGCCCCAGAGGTTGAAAACCCATACCTTCAGGCGGGCGGAGGTACAGCTTCGGCAACATCGACAGCCCGCCACGTCGACAACCTATCGCCGCTCCTCACCCAGTATCTCAGGACTGTATACACCGACATCTCGAAGCACTACGATTTGACGACAAAGGAAGGGCAACTGCGCTGGCTCACCGAAGAGCAGCAATGCTCTGGAAAGGATGCAGAGCTTCTGGCGGACGGGTCCTTTTCACACTTTGCAAACTACTTCATGTCAGACTCCGCCAGTGTCATGAAGCCACCGCTACCACTAGACGAGTCATACCCAATTTCAAACTACTTCATCTCCTCGAGCCACAACACATACCTCACTGGCAATCAACTCTCAAGCGACGCGAGTGTTGATGCCTACAAGAACGTCTTGATGCGCGGATGTCGCTGCGTCGAGATAGATGTATGGGATGGAGAAGTGCTCTCCGACTCAAGCTCGGACGAGGAAGCTGCCATGGGTAACCCAGGAGCCGACAGTTTGAGGAAGGAAAAGAAAAAGTCAAAGTCAGGCCTCAGCATTCGCAAGAGGTTGGCCGCGAAGTTTAGTAAGAAGGAGGAGCCCGAAGAGAAGAGTCACGAAGCATCCCCGCCGCCTCAGGACGGCATGCAGAAGATTGAGCCCTGGCACTCGGCCTCCTTCACACAGCGAGCCGAGCCCAGGGTGTTCCACGGTTACACTTTAACCAAAGACATGACATTTCGAGCTGTGTGCGCAACTATTCGAGATTACGCATTTACAGTGTCAAATCTACCGCTGATTGTCAGTCTCGAGGTCCACACCTGCCCAGAACAGCAAGAGATTATGGTTGAAATCATGAATGAATATTGGAAGGGCATGATGCTTGAGGAGCCGTTGGAGCCAGCGCAAGACCTAGACAGCGTCCATCTACCCACGCTCAAAGACTTGGAAAAGAAGATACTTGTCAAGGTCAAGCGCGGCCATACCACTCCAGTGGCTCCTACATCACAACCAGCGACAACCGATGCATCGCGACCGCCTCTGAAACATACCGAAAGTGCAGCTTCCGTCAACTCGGGAACATCATCAGAAGTCGGTCCGGATGGCGAGAAGAAGCCCCCAGCGCCAAAGCCCAAAATTATCAAATCTCTGTCAAAACTAGGTGTCTACTTGGCTGGTTATTCATACAAAACTCTCGATGCACCAGAGGCAAAAATCCCCACCCACATCTTCTCGTTGTCAGAGGGGACGCTGATGGAGGTTCACGAAACTGACCCCGAAGGTCTCTTTGGTCATAACAAGCACTTCTTCATGCGCGCATATCCAAAGGGTCTCCGGCTGACTTCATCCAACTTGAACCCCTCCGTCTTCTGGCGGGCGGGTGTACAAATTGTGGCTCTCAACTGGCAACGCTGGGATGTTGGCATGATGCAAAACGAAGCCATGTTTGCGGGCACCGCTGGATGGGTTCTCAAGCCTGAAGGATACCGCAGCACGAGCAACGCCGCAACACAGAAGACTGCCATTCCTCACCACGACCTAGACCTGAGCATCGAGTTCCTAGGCGGACAAGACATCCCGCTACCCCCCGAGGAAGATGACCCCAAGGATTTCAAACCATACGTCAAAGTTGAACTGCATGTCGAGTCGCACGAAGAGCGCAACGCCGAGCCAGTCCCAGGCAATGGAAGAAGCCAAAAGGGTGATTACAAACAGAAGACCAAGACATCGAGATCCCCAAACCCCGACTTCGGCCGCGAAGTCATCAAATTTGCTGGCGTGCCTGGCGTGACGGAGGAATTGACATTTGTCCGGTAAGTCCATTGTTTCCTTCTGTTTAGTCGTACTCGCCCAGCCTATGCGGCCTGCCATGAGGACCGCAAGCATGACCCTCGTACACGGAGACTTTTGCCGGTCTATCAGAGCACAATCTGTCGGACATGGGTGGCCTGAACCTGATCTGACACTGCATTTTTTTTACCTGCATCAAAGGTGGTACACGCGGGTGAATTGGCATCTGGAGCGAGGGGTTGTACCACGATGACTAGGATCGGGACCATTAACACTGCAAATCGCCGTTATTCCCGCCTTGGTGTGTCTGCGCCTCGCCATTTCTTCTTTACCGGTCCAGAGATTCCCAGTCTCGCGGCTGCAATACACACGACGGCTTGTTTCGCCAGCCTCTTATCCACCATCTCGCTATGCACGCCACTACTTTTCGTATGGAAGATCCACTATGCGCGACCAGATCTTCTCAAGGCCCCTTGCTCACTCGGCAATTATGCATCTTCATCTCAAAACGCATGCTAACGTCGTGTTCTTCCGCCACCCAGATTCAAGGTCATGGACGACGAGCGCCTCGGCGACGACCTAGCCGCATGGGCATGCTTCCGCCTCGACCGCCTCCGCCCCGGTCTGCGCATGCTGCACCTCTACGACTCGAACGGTGTCATCACAAAGGGCGTGTTGCTGGTTAGGATTAGGAAGACGGTTAGTACGGCTTGATTGAACTGAACTGTTGGGGAGTGGTTCCTTCTTGTCCGCTACTATCTTGTTATTTCTTTCCTTTCCTGTCCTCGCTGTCTTTGTTGTTCCTTTAGACCGGGGATCTTGTCAAGCCTGCTCTTGGGCAGAACGCTGATATTTGTTCGTGCTTAGCTCTTTCACATGCAGAGGAGGCTTAGTCGGCGGAATCACTTCCCGAACGAGAGCGTGGGGCATCATCAGCGCCTGGTGCAGAGGTTGAAGAAGGAGAGGAGCAAGTATTATGGTGGAGAGACAAGGCGATCACAGCTTTGTTAGCGCCATTTGGGGAGAGCACGCATGCATGGTATCCTACACGTCTGCGACGCCGTTTGGTGGGTAGTGAGAGTGATGACGAAACATGAATTAGAACTTGAAGTGTTACTCTTTCATACATGTTTGTACACTATATGTAGAGCGATAATGATACATCATAAGCGCTCACATTCACGCCATTCTAGGAGTAAGTCAGGTTGAAAAGGCTTTATAGAGCTTTCGGCATGATCATGTAATGGCTACACAATTCTAGCCGAGAACGAAGTTTAGAACGAAGGAGGCAGGAGCAAGTAAGGCCGGACAAACAAATCGTATACAATAGCAGTCGCTGGAACAGAAGTATATCATTGATTCATGGCATCCAtagaaaagaagaaaagaacAGAGAATAAACTATCAGCATGATGACGCTACTACGAAAAGGATCTGGATACTTGTCTGTTCGATGTTAGGGCGCTTCTGTCTTACCACACATCATTGCCAGAAGCTTTTCTACAGTCCAGCATGAATATTACTTCTCTGCAATCTTTCGTCACGTGTTGCATGTAAGCCATGTTGGCTTCAACAAGATGTCAAGCACAGCTCTTGCATCCTTTCAGTTGTGAGCAAGCTCACGCAGAATCCGAGAAACCTCTGGAAACGTTGCTTTCTCGGATCTTCCTCTGAAAGGATTCAGAAAGACCggtgaagttcaatccagCTTCATTTTTTCGCGCAACAGTGGCTTGTGAAGACATGTAATATTGGCGAGTGTGAAGCCCTCGAAGCCGTCGCGTGTAGCTTGCGTCATAGCCTTCCAGATGTGACGTACACAGACAGACACTGGTCATTTAGTTTGCAAAAAGGCGCCTCTCTCGTCTCTCCATGGCAAAGCGACGCACAACTCCCGTCCGTCCGTGTAACAGAGACGCACCGCGGTAGCGACCACATTTTTTTTGGGTCACATGCGGCTCAATCTGCTGTCAAAGTGTGCGATAAGCTGTGTTGGGACTGCACATCCACGTATTCAGCATGCCAAGCGCCGGTAAGCAACCAAGTATTCGGGCCCCCTCGTATCAGGGCAGATATACCTGCTCGGAGACTGGAGGGTATGCCATGTTGGGGCGACTAGATCTCCTTGGAGATTAACTTTCGTGGTACTGGTGTAGCGGCGGGGACCATCGGGGAGTTGAGAAGTAAATGACACCACGGCAAGGCACTTGCTCTGTCCTACTGAGTG from Pyrenophora tritici-repentis strain M4 chromosome 8, whole genome shotgun sequence includes the following:
- a CDS encoding 1-phosphatidylinositol-4,5-bisphosphate phosphodiesterase 1 → MPDLTQDKKLGAPEVENPYLQAGGGTASATSTARHVDNLSPLLTQYLRTVYTDISKHYDLTTKEGQLRWLTEEQQCSGKDAELLADGSFSHFANYFMSDSASVMKPPLPLDESYPISNYFISSSHNTYLTGNQLSSDASVDAYKNVLMRGCRCVEIDVWDGEVLSDSSSDEEAAMGNPGADSLRKEKKKSKSGLSIRKRLAAKFSKKEEPEEKSHEASPPPQDGMQKIEPWHSASFTQRAEPRVFHGYTLTKDMTFRAVCATIRDYAFTVSNLPLIVSLEVHTCPEQQEIMVEIMNEYWKGMMLEEPLEPAQDLDSVHLPTLKDLEKKILVKVKRGHTTPVAPTSQPATTDASRPPLKHTESAASVNSGTSSEVGPDGEKKPPAPKPKIIKSLSKLGVYLAGYSYKTLDAPEAKIPTHIFSLSEGTLMEVHETDPEGLFGHNKHFFMRAYPKGLRLTSSNLNPSVFWRAGVQIVALNWQRWDVGMMQNEAMFAGTAGWVLKPEGYRSTSNAATQKTAIPHHDLDLSIEFLGGQDIPLPPEEDDPKDFKPYVKVELHVESHEERNAEPVPGNGRSQKGDYKQKTKTSRSPNPDFGREVIKFAGVPGVTEELTFVRFKVMDDERLGDDLAAWACFRLDRLRPGLRMLHLYDSNGVITKGVLLVRIRKTVSTA